One genomic segment of Nocardioides cavernaquae includes these proteins:
- a CDS encoding response regulator, whose translation MQQEPEQPAIRVMIVDDHPMWRDAVERDLAGAGFDVVAVASTGTEAINRCRATRPDVVVLDLQIPPPNGVEVTRSVSADARVLILSASGEQADVLEAVKAGATGYLVKSASSADLISAVGQVAAGEAVFTPGLAGLVLGEYRRIDDAPDPNTPHLTERETEVLKMVAKGLTSTQIAERLVISHRTVQNHVQNTLRKLQLHNRVELTRYAIEQGLD comes from the coding sequence ATGCAGCAGGAACCGGAGCAGCCCGCGATCCGCGTGATGATCGTCGACGACCACCCGATGTGGCGCGACGCGGTGGAACGCGATCTCGCAGGTGCTGGATTCGACGTCGTGGCGGTGGCGAGCACGGGCACCGAGGCGATCAACCGGTGCCGGGCGACGCGGCCCGACGTGGTCGTCCTGGACCTCCAGATCCCGCCACCCAATGGTGTCGAGGTGACCCGATCCGTCTCCGCTGACGCCCGGGTCTTGATCCTCTCCGCGTCCGGCGAGCAGGCCGACGTGCTGGAGGCGGTGAAGGCCGGAGCCACCGGCTACCTGGTGAAGTCCGCCTCGAGCGCTGACCTGATCTCCGCAGTGGGCCAGGTCGCAGCCGGTGAAGCTGTCTTCACCCCCGGGCTGGCCGGTCTGGTCCTCGGCGAGTACCGCCGCATCGACGACGCGCCCGACCCGAACACGCCGCACCTGACCGAGCGCGAGACCGAGGTGCTCAAGATGGTGGCCAAGGGGCTCACCTCGACCCAGATCGCCGAGCGCCTGGTGATCTCGCACCGCACCGTCCAGAACCACGTGCAGAACACCCTGCGCAAGCTGCAGCTGCACAACCGGGTCGAGCTGACCCGCTACGCGATCGAGCAGGGCCTGGACTGA
- the glpK gene encoding glycerol kinase GlpK: MSVLAIDAGTTGVTAVVVTPDGSIAAKGYQEFAQHFPQPGWVEHSAEEIWQATIEATRQVLKLHDPKDLKAIGITNQRETIVLWDRETLGSPRRAIVWQDRRTADICERLRTAGHEERVSQLTGLRLDPYFSGTKLTWLRENEPHTWALVEQGRYAVGTVDSYLIARMTRGTWHVTDVSNASRTLLFDLEKGDWSDELCGLFGVPRDALPDLVPNWGEIGTTDPKTFCGLELPIAGIAGDQQSALFGQTCFEPGDSKCTYGTGSFLLTNTGSTVERSQAGLLSTAAWRSPSGETTYALEGAIFVTGAAVQWLRDGLQIVGTASETAAIAGAVPSSEGVVFVPALTGLGAPHWDPHARGSIFGITRGTTRGHLVRATLEAIAFEVRDVLETMPQLASLRVDGGAAANDLLCQVQADQVGVPVERPKIVETTALGAAFLAGLGTGVWDSTDALRETWQLEHRFEPGERDEKAYARWREAVERSKGWALL; this comes from the coding sequence ATGAGCGTTCTGGCCATCGATGCCGGCACCACGGGCGTCACGGCGGTCGTGGTCACACCCGACGGTTCCATAGCGGCGAAGGGCTACCAGGAGTTCGCCCAGCACTTCCCGCAGCCAGGTTGGGTGGAGCACTCCGCCGAGGAGATCTGGCAGGCCACCATCGAGGCCACGCGCCAGGTCCTCAAGCTGCACGACCCCAAGGACCTCAAGGCCATCGGCATCACCAACCAGCGCGAGACCATTGTGCTGTGGGACCGCGAGACCCTGGGCTCCCCCCGGCGCGCGATCGTGTGGCAGGACCGCCGCACAGCCGACATCTGCGAGCGACTCCGCACCGCGGGCCACGAGGAGCGCGTCAGCCAGCTCACCGGCCTGCGGCTCGACCCGTACTTCTCCGGCACCAAGCTGACCTGGCTTCGGGAGAACGAGCCGCACACCTGGGCGCTGGTCGAACAGGGCCGGTACGCCGTGGGCACGGTCGACTCGTATCTCATCGCCCGGATGACACGCGGCACCTGGCACGTCACCGACGTCTCCAACGCCTCCCGCACCCTGCTCTTCGACCTGGAGAAGGGTGACTGGTCCGACGAGCTGTGCGGCCTCTTCGGCGTACCCCGCGACGCGCTGCCGGACCTCGTGCCCAACTGGGGCGAGATCGGCACGACGGACCCGAAGACGTTCTGCGGCCTGGAGCTCCCGATCGCAGGAATCGCCGGCGACCAGCAGTCGGCGCTCTTCGGGCAGACCTGCTTCGAGCCGGGCGACTCCAAGTGCACCTACGGCACTGGCTCGTTCCTGCTCACCAACACCGGCTCAACCGTCGAACGATCACAAGCCGGTCTCCTCAGCACGGCGGCCTGGCGCTCCCCCAGCGGCGAGACCACCTACGCCCTCGAGGGCGCGATCTTCGTGACCGGCGCGGCCGTCCAGTGGCTGCGCGACGGACTGCAGATCGTCGGCACCGCCTCCGAGACGGCTGCGATCGCCGGCGCCGTTCCGAGCTCCGAAGGCGTCGTGTTCGTTCCCGCGCTCACTGGGCTCGGGGCTCCTCACTGGGACCCGCACGCGCGCGGCTCGATCTTCGGCATCACCCGCGGTACGACGCGTGGCCACCTCGTGCGCGCCACCCTCGAGGCCATCGCCTTCGAGGTGAGGGACGTGCTCGAGACCATGCCCCAGCTGGCCAGCCTGCGCGTCGACGGCGGAGCAGCGGCCAACGACCTGCTGTGCCAGGTGCAGGCCGACCAGGTCGGCGTACCCGTCGAGCGCCCGAAGATCGTGGAGACCACCGCCCTCGGTGCTGCGTTCCTGGCGGGACTCGGCACGGGAGTCTGGGACTCGACCGACGCGCTGCGCGAGACCTGGCAGCTGGAGCACCGCTTCGAGCCGGGCGAGCGCGACGAGAAGGCCTACGCCCGCTGGCGTGAAGCGGTCGAGCGCTCCAAGGGCTGGGCGCTGCTCTAG
- a CDS encoding TadE/TadG family type IV pilus assembly protein, whose product MQGLRRACSARDERGAYSVLFALLTVVMFGISALAVDLGNAFSRKSDVQGQADFAALAGGHELKSSNPSAISPDVLAAVAKSLNFNQPVNGTCTSCVTTSQLVNGDLADGEVQIITGKGLRVTAPASTVDYGFAGAIGQAEEKDVQASATVQIFSPGNGSMPMYAAAGCDYGQQILTDPSTGHVSSTHDNLAFGADDSAAELWSITSPSPAAIPLSTGPGPMLRVTGEKFAIDAQGQRPAYHVSKIGFFLNDGTTHHVVNVTAPTPPAVWDPYFAEIPAIPAAVASVEDVWWVRVYLVEDGAAPPPGEWSSEGDARPLRVGAAQLECDAGSSDGNFGTLRLPRADVPSGSNLSMNIADGFDDPLSLVVHEGADSTGHCTPGLPAPPLDPAVESEEPDRLRAGTNCVGTDPGLSANDAASGLIEGVGSTPGRLDAPAVCGPKIANPLHRGPSTINGDTLECFLTSGTVTAITSPTYNGGAVLTQEIFDSPRFFWVPVLTADATRGASERYSIIDFRPAFLSDLHVQGNDIDQVKVIFFNWHALPGSTDGDVSPYLGVGKPILRLID is encoded by the coding sequence ATGCAAGGCCTGAGGCGGGCCTGCTCAGCGCGGGACGAGCGCGGCGCCTACTCGGTCCTGTTCGCGCTGCTCACCGTCGTGATGTTCGGTATCTCAGCTCTGGCGGTCGACCTGGGCAACGCCTTCTCCCGGAAGTCAGACGTGCAAGGCCAAGCCGACTTCGCGGCTCTCGCCGGCGGCCACGAGCTCAAGTCGTCGAATCCGTCCGCGATCTCGCCCGACGTGCTGGCGGCGGTCGCCAAGTCGTTGAACTTCAACCAGCCCGTCAACGGGACCTGCACCAGCTGTGTCACGACCAGCCAGCTCGTGAACGGCGACCTGGCTGACGGCGAGGTGCAGATCATCACGGGCAAGGGTCTGAGGGTCACCGCGCCCGCGTCCACCGTGGACTATGGCTTCGCCGGTGCCATCGGACAGGCAGAGGAGAAGGACGTCCAGGCAAGCGCGACCGTGCAGATCTTCTCCCCAGGAAACGGCTCGATGCCGATGTACGCCGCTGCTGGTTGCGACTACGGCCAGCAGATCCTCACCGATCCGTCGACCGGACACGTCAGCTCGACCCACGACAATCTCGCCTTCGGTGCCGACGACAGCGCCGCGGAGCTCTGGTCGATCACCAGCCCGTCACCGGCCGCGATCCCGCTCTCGACCGGCCCCGGGCCAATGCTCCGGGTCACGGGTGAGAAGTTCGCGATCGACGCACAGGGCCAGCGGCCCGCGTATCACGTGAGCAAGATCGGCTTCTTCCTCAACGACGGGACGACTCACCACGTCGTCAACGTGACTGCGCCGACCCCGCCTGCGGTGTGGGACCCCTACTTCGCCGAGATCCCGGCCATCCCCGCTGCGGTCGCGAGTGTCGAGGACGTGTGGTGGGTGCGGGTCTACCTGGTCGAGGACGGCGCAGCACCACCGCCGGGCGAGTGGTCTTCCGAGGGGGATGCCAGGCCGCTCCGGGTCGGCGCCGCCCAGCTCGAGTGCGACGCGGGTTCGAGCGACGGCAACTTCGGCACCCTCCGGCTGCCCCGTGCAGACGTCCCGTCCGGGTCGAACCTCTCGATGAACATTGCAGACGGCTTCGACGACCCGCTCTCCCTCGTCGTGCACGAGGGAGCGGACTCGACCGGACACTGCACCCCTGGTCTCCCCGCCCCGCCGCTTGACCCTGCGGTCGAGTCCGAGGAGCCAGACCGACTGCGCGCCGGGACGAACTGCGTGGGCACCGACCCGGGCCTCTCCGCCAACGACGCCGCGTCCGGCCTGATCGAGGGAGTGGGCAGCACGCCTGGACGCCTCGACGCACCCGCGGTCTGTGGCCCGAAGATCGCGAACCCGCTTCACCGCGGGCCGAGCACGATCAACGGCGACACACTCGAGTGCTTCCTCACCTCAGGCACCGTCACCGCGATCACCTCGCCGACCTACAACGGCGGTGCTGTCCTCACGCAGGAGATCTTCGACTCGCCCCGGTTCTTCTGGGTGCCGGTGCTGACCGCCGACGCCACCCGCGGCGCGAGCGAGCGTTACTCGATCATCGACTTCAGGCCGGCGTTCCTCAGCGATCTCCACGTGCAGGGCAACGACATCGACCAGGTCAAGGTCATCTTCTTCAACTGGCACGCTCTGCCGGGCAGCACCGACGGCGATGTGTCGCCGTACCTCGGTGTCGGCAAGCCGATCCTTCGACTGATCGACTGA
- a CDS encoding lysophospholipid acyltransferase family protein has product MFYHFLKYVAIGPILRFGFWPKVSGKDNVPTEGGVILAGNHLSYFDWLFVPLSLPRMVRYVAKAEYFEGPGIKGWLQKQFFTGTGNVPIDRSGATAAEGAMITAKRILNEGHIFGIYPEGTRSHDGRLHKGKVGVAVMAIETGCPVVPVAVIGTDVLAPSGKVFGKWTRPIIKYGTPLDFSQYAGQQGDKAVLRKITDEIMVEIQKLSGQEYVDIYAAEAKKQARGEGHGKGGDRKAS; this is encoded by the coding sequence GTGTTCTACCACTTCCTCAAGTACGTGGCGATTGGTCCGATCCTGCGCTTCGGCTTCTGGCCGAAGGTCTCCGGCAAGGACAACGTGCCCACCGAGGGCGGCGTCATCCTCGCCGGCAACCACCTGTCCTACTTCGACTGGCTCTTCGTGCCGCTGTCGCTCCCGCGCATGGTCCGCTACGTCGCCAAGGCGGAGTACTTCGAGGGCCCCGGCATCAAGGGCTGGCTGCAGAAGCAGTTCTTCACCGGCACCGGCAACGTGCCGATCGACCGCTCGGGCGCCACAGCCGCCGAGGGCGCGATGATCACCGCCAAGCGGATCCTCAACGAGGGTCACATCTTCGGCATCTACCCCGAGGGCACGCGTTCGCACGACGGGCGCCTGCACAAGGGCAAGGTCGGTGTCGCCGTCATGGCGATCGAGACCGGCTGCCCGGTCGTCCCCGTCGCGGTCATCGGCACCGACGTCCTCGCGCCGTCGGGCAAGGTCTTCGGCAAGTGGACCCGCCCGATCATCAAGTACGGCACGCCCCTGGACTTCTCGCAGTACGCCGGGCAGCAGGGCGACAAGGCCGTGCTCCGCAAGATCACCGACGAGATCATGGTCGAGATCCAGAAGCTCTCCGGCCAGGAGTACGTCGACATCTACGCCGCCGAGGCCAAGAAGCAGGCCCGCGGCGAAGGTCACGGCAAGGGTGGCGACCGTAAGGCCAGCTGA
- a CDS encoding ROK family glucokinase gives MSLTIGVDVGGTKIAAGVVSDSGEILAELRTESPADSVIEIEATIASLVAELRLAHEVTAIGVGAAGFIDNSRSRVLFSPNLAWKDLDLRSDLERLTGLPVVVENDANAAAWGEFTFGAGADAEDLLLVTVGTGVGGGIVMDGELVRGGFGVAAEIGHIRLVRGGIECGCGLLGCLESYGSGTALVRQTQEAAAADPSAAAALLEGAGGDVEAITGPMVTEAAQAGDPFAVARLVELGTWLGEGIASLASVLDPGVVTLGGGVSAAGDLLLVPTRASFLANLTGRGHRPEADFRLARLGNKAGMIGAADLARR, from the coding sequence ATGAGCCTGACCATCGGCGTCGACGTCGGTGGCACGAAGATCGCCGCTGGAGTCGTGAGCGACTCGGGCGAGATCCTCGCCGAGCTGCGCACGGAGTCACCGGCGGACAGCGTCATCGAGATCGAGGCCACCATCGCATCGCTCGTTGCTGAGCTGCGCCTCGCTCACGAGGTCACTGCAATCGGAGTGGGAGCCGCCGGCTTCATCGACAACAGCCGCTCACGCGTGCTCTTCTCGCCCAACCTGGCCTGGAAGGACCTCGACCTCCGCTCGGACCTCGAGCGACTGACCGGGCTCCCCGTCGTGGTCGAGAACGACGCCAATGCTGCGGCGTGGGGCGAGTTCACCTTCGGAGCGGGCGCCGATGCCGAGGACCTGCTGCTGGTCACGGTCGGCACGGGAGTCGGCGGCGGCATCGTGATGGACGGCGAGCTGGTGCGGGGCGGCTTCGGCGTCGCCGCCGAGATCGGTCACATCCGCCTGGTTCGGGGTGGCATCGAGTGCGGGTGCGGCCTGCTCGGCTGTCTCGAGTCCTATGGCAGCGGCACTGCCCTCGTGCGCCAGACGCAGGAGGCAGCCGCTGCCGACCCGTCTGCCGCGGCCGCGCTGCTGGAGGGCGCCGGTGGTGATGTCGAGGCGATCACCGGTCCGATGGTCACCGAGGCGGCGCAGGCGGGCGACCCGTTCGCCGTTGCGCGCCTCGTGGAGCTCGGGACCTGGCTGGGGGAGGGCATCGCAAGCCTCGCCTCGGTCCTCGACCCGGGCGTCGTCACCCTCGGCGGCGGCGTCTCCGCGGCCGGTGACCTCCTGCTCGTGCCGACCCGAGCGTCGTTCCTGGCCAACCTGACCGGCCGTGGGCACCGCCCCGAGGCCGACTTCCGCCTGGCCCGGCTGGGCAACAAGGCCGGCATGATCGGCGCCGCCGACCTCGCCCGGCGCTGA
- a CDS encoding flavin reductase family protein — translation MTIHSEHPFLEPHSSRDAARRLRGRLGGTVSLWTSGSGADRAGLTVSSLMVAAGEPAYVVGLVDPDSDLRDTVEESGAAVVQLLRWEHRQLADMFAGLTPAPGGAFKQAEFVDTAWGPRLSDATSWAGASLESITELGWSAQVVMRLDEIHLGDEPDPLVHRRGRYLSPS, via the coding sequence GTGACCATCCACAGCGAGCACCCGTTCCTCGAGCCGCACTCGTCGCGCGACGCGGCGCGGCGGCTCCGTGGCCGGCTGGGCGGCACGGTGAGCCTGTGGACCTCGGGTTCGGGGGCCGATCGGGCTGGGCTCACGGTGTCCAGCCTGATGGTGGCGGCCGGGGAGCCGGCGTACGTCGTCGGGCTGGTCGATCCGGACTCGGACCTGCGCGACACCGTCGAGGAGTCAGGTGCGGCCGTTGTCCAGCTGCTGCGCTGGGAGCACCGCCAGCTCGCCGACATGTTCGCCGGTCTGACTCCGGCCCCGGGCGGCGCGTTCAAGCAGGCGGAGTTCGTGGACACCGCCTGGGGCCCGCGGCTCTCCGACGCCACGTCGTGGGCGGGTGCGTCCCTCGAGTCGATCACCGAGCTCGGCTGGTCGGCGCAGGTCGTGATGCGGCTCGACGAGATCCACCTGGGCGACGAGCCGGATCCGCTCGTCCATCGGCGGGGTCGCTACCTCTCGCCGAGCTGA
- a CDS encoding alpha/beta hydrolase — translation MDTLDPARPWSAIARPELTGGRTIGVLLSHGFTGSPFSMRPWAEFLNEHGYAVEMPRLPGHGTTWQDLNSTGWDDWYAELTAAFVRLQQSCEQVFVCGLSMGGGLALRLAADRPGDIAGLVLVNPAVNSTNKQLLALPVLKHVVKGLPGIGNDIKKKGVDEYGYPKVGLRALSSLLAGWKALRADLGKVKAPLLLFRSTVDHVVDPSSARIILGSVASADAREVPLTDSFHVATLDNDAPAIFEGSLAFLREHAAV, via the coding sequence GTGGACACTCTCGACCCCGCCCGTCCCTGGTCTGCCATCGCCCGCCCGGAGCTCACCGGCGGCCGCACGATCGGCGTACTGCTCAGTCACGGATTCACCGGTTCTCCGTTCTCGATGCGGCCCTGGGCCGAGTTCCTGAACGAGCACGGGTACGCCGTCGAAATGCCTCGCCTGCCCGGCCACGGCACGACCTGGCAGGACCTGAACTCGACCGGCTGGGACGACTGGTACGCCGAGCTGACGGCCGCTTTCGTCCGCCTCCAGCAGTCCTGCGAGCAGGTGTTCGTCTGCGGCCTCTCGATGGGCGGCGGGCTCGCGCTGCGTCTCGCCGCCGACCGCCCGGGCGACATTGCCGGGCTGGTGCTGGTGAATCCCGCAGTGAACTCCACCAACAAGCAGCTGCTCGCCCTGCCCGTGCTGAAGCACGTCGTCAAGGGACTCCCCGGCATCGGCAACGACATCAAGAAGAAGGGCGTCGACGAGTACGGCTACCCCAAGGTGGGGCTCCGGGCCCTGTCCTCGCTGCTGGCCGGCTGGAAGGCGCTGCGCGCCGACCTCGGCAAGGTGAAGGCACCGCTGCTGCTCTTCCGCTCGACGGTCGACCACGTCGTGGACCCGAGCTCGGCCCGGATCATCCTGGGATCCGTCGCTTCTGCGGACGCTCGTGAGGTCCCCCTCACGGACAGCTTCCACGTCGCCACTCTGGACAACGACGCTCCGGCGATCTTCGAGGGTTCACTCGCGTTCCTCCGGGAGCATGCGGCCGTCTGA
- a CDS encoding TadE/TadG family type IV pilus assembly protein yields the protein MRVRDRNQRGAAAVEFALIAPLFFVLVFGTIQFGWYMWTAEYTNSAARETARRVVVGDCWADYAAFSSKQGSRVTATTVSPNPATLKVGDPIVVTVTADADLNIDFFGFGLPTTVTRTYDARMEVDAQALAVDDSCKA from the coding sequence ATGCGAGTACGAGACAGGAATCAACGCGGCGCAGCGGCCGTCGAGTTCGCCCTGATCGCACCGCTCTTCTTCGTCCTGGTCTTCGGAACGATCCAGTTCGGCTGGTACATGTGGACCGCCGAGTACACCAACAGCGCCGCGCGTGAGACCGCACGGCGTGTGGTCGTGGGCGACTGCTGGGCGGACTACGCAGCCTTCTCCTCAAAGCAGGGCAGCCGGGTCACCGCCACGACCGTCAGCCCGAACCCCGCCACGCTCAAGGTGGGCGACCCGATCGTGGTGACGGTGACGGCCGACGCCGACCTCAACATCGACTTCTTCGGGTTCGGCCTGCCGACAACCGTCACCCGCACGTACGACGCTCGCATGGAGGTCGACGCCCAGGCGCTCGCTGTGGACGACTCATGCAAGGCCTGA
- the macS gene encoding MacS family sensor histidine kinase, translated as MATVRPADAVEDGMFRALRWLRLVVTLNLIFFNLAVRADFAHPVAALVLVAGLVAWTLFAVWAYAAAHRRTRLLLSVDLAISAGAILVSPWLKESGPHATVPGFWVMVVVLAWGVHWRWTGGLVAAAVVSAADISTRLPDITQAHYGNVFLLMIGGPLFGYLCGSLQRVAAERDEAQRLAALAHERARLGRAVHDGVLQVLAMVQRRGPELGPEGADLGRLAGEQEQALRALVHVTETAGIARDVGTLDVSALLSQVAHRGSPQVSLAAPGHPVFLPGAVAVELVAAAAACLDNVAVHVGESAHAWVLLEDLGDRVVVSVRDEGPGIPSGRLAAAEVDGRLGVSQSICGRLTDIGGTAELSTGAHGTEWELSVPAPGSP; from the coding sequence GTGGCGACCGTAAGGCCAGCTGATGCCGTCGAGGACGGCATGTTCCGGGCGCTGCGGTGGCTGCGCCTGGTCGTCACGCTCAACCTGATCTTCTTCAACCTTGCGGTCCGGGCGGACTTCGCCCATCCGGTCGCGGCGCTGGTGCTGGTCGCCGGGCTGGTGGCCTGGACGCTCTTCGCCGTCTGGGCGTACGCCGCGGCGCACCGCCGCACGCGGCTGCTGCTGAGCGTCGACCTCGCCATCTCCGCCGGCGCAATCCTGGTGTCGCCCTGGCTGAAGGAGTCGGGACCGCACGCCACCGTCCCCGGCTTCTGGGTGATGGTCGTCGTGCTCGCCTGGGGCGTCCACTGGCGCTGGACCGGTGGCCTCGTGGCGGCGGCAGTGGTCTCGGCCGCCGACATCTCGACGCGCCTTCCTGACATCACCCAGGCCCACTACGGCAACGTCTTCCTGCTGATGATCGGCGGCCCGCTCTTCGGCTACCTGTGCGGGTCGCTCCAGCGCGTGGCGGCCGAGCGTGACGAGGCGCAACGCCTTGCTGCGCTGGCACATGAGCGTGCCCGGCTGGGCCGGGCGGTCCACGACGGCGTACTCCAGGTGCTGGCGATGGTGCAGCGCCGCGGGCCCGAGCTCGGCCCTGAGGGGGCGGACCTCGGTCGCCTCGCGGGGGAGCAGGAGCAGGCTCTGCGGGCTCTGGTCCACGTCACCGAGACCGCAGGGATTGCGCGCGACGTGGGCACGCTCGACGTCTCCGCGCTGCTCTCGCAGGTCGCCCACCGCGGCTCGCCCCAGGTCAGTCTCGCCGCACCCGGTCACCCGGTCTTCCTCCCGGGGGCGGTGGCCGTCGAGCTTGTCGCTGCAGCCGCGGCCTGTCTCGACAACGTCGCTGTCCACGTGGGTGAGTCCGCGCACGCCTGGGTGCTTCTCGAGGACCTCGGCGACCGCGTGGTCGTCAGCGTCCGCGACGAGGGCCCGGGCATCCCTTCCGGCCGCCTTGCCGCGGCAGAGGTGGACGGTCGTCTCGGGGTCTCCCAGTCGATCTGCGGCCGGCTGACCGACATCGGTGGCACGGCTGAGCTGAGCACCGGCGCGCACGGGACCGAGTGGGAGCTCAGCGTCCCCGCCCCGGGCTCGCCCTAG
- a CDS encoding ArsA family ATPase codes for MRILLFTGKGGVGKSTTASATAVLAASRGQRTLVLSTDAAHSLADAFGTPIGSTPTLVADNLYVEQVDAQRLFEDSWADIQKYLLSVLDAAGVDPVAAEELTVIPGAEEVLALLQLRKHVLSGDWETIVVDCAPTAETLRLLALPEALGWYMDRVFPFGRRAVKAFRPVLTRAVGVPMPEDTTFDAIERLHAELEECRQILSGPDASVRLVLTPENVVLAEARRSFTTLSLYGYRVDGVVANRIFPAPTDDEPADSWRAGWVEAQAKVLAEVEQSFAGLQLWRSEYRTGEPVGVAALQKFADDVYAGTEPLAAPVGPGPLSVTRTTSGALLRLALPFVGRGEVDLARHGDELVVTVGSYRRLLSLPAGLARHQVTGARVDDGALQVRFEEKKS; via the coding sequence GTGCGGATCCTGCTGTTCACCGGCAAGGGTGGGGTGGGCAAGTCCACTACTGCCTCTGCGACGGCCGTGCTCGCGGCGTCGCGCGGCCAGCGCACGCTGGTCCTCTCCACCGACGCGGCGCACTCCCTGGCCGATGCCTTCGGCACGCCCATCGGATCCACGCCGACGCTCGTCGCCGACAACCTGTACGTCGAGCAGGTCGACGCCCAGCGCCTCTTCGAGGACTCCTGGGCCGACATCCAGAAGTACCTGCTGAGCGTTCTCGACGCTGCCGGAGTCGATCCGGTGGCGGCCGAGGAGCTGACCGTGATCCCGGGCGCCGAGGAGGTGCTCGCGCTCCTGCAGCTGCGCAAGCACGTGCTGTCGGGGGACTGGGAGACGATCGTCGTCGACTGTGCGCCGACCGCGGAGACCCTGCGTCTGCTGGCGCTGCCCGAAGCTCTCGGGTGGTACATGGACCGGGTATTCCCGTTCGGCCGCCGGGCCGTGAAGGCGTTCCGGCCGGTGCTGACCCGCGCGGTCGGTGTACCCATGCCGGAGGACACGACCTTCGACGCGATCGAGCGGTTGCACGCCGAGCTCGAGGAGTGCCGCCAGATCCTGTCCGGCCCGGACGCGAGCGTGCGACTGGTGCTCACGCCCGAGAACGTCGTCCTCGCGGAGGCGCGACGCTCCTTCACCACGCTCTCCCTCTACGGCTACCGGGTCGACGGTGTGGTCGCCAACCGGATCTTCCCGGCACCGACCGATGACGAACCCGCTGACAGCTGGCGTGCGGGCTGGGTCGAGGCGCAGGCGAAGGTGCTTGCCGAGGTCGAGCAGTCGTTCGCTGGCCTCCAGCTCTGGCGCTCGGAGTACCGCACCGGCGAACCGGTGGGTGTCGCTGCACTGCAGAAGTTTGCTGACGACGTGTACGCCGGGACCGAGCCGCTGGCTGCCCCCGTCGGGCCGGGGCCCCTGAGCGTGACGCGCACCACCTCTGGGGCGCTGCTGAGACTTGCTCTCCCCTTCGTGGGCCGGGGTGAGGTTGACTTGGCCCGACACGGAGACGAACTCGTTGTGACCGTCGGGTCCTATCGCCGGCTGTTGTCGCTGCCCGCAGGGCTGGCGCGGCACCAGGTGACCGGGGCCCGCGTCGATGACGGGGCGCTCCAGGTGCGGTTCGAGGAGAAGAAGTCATGA
- a CDS encoding ROK family protein has protein sequence MAEEAVWVGVDVGGTKVLAGVVDDRGRVTRTARRTTPGRRVDARMVEDALTEAVLEAADGHPIAGVGVAAAGFVDAAGERVRFAPHLPWRDEPVRARLAARWRAPVLLENDATAAAYAEATYGAGRGSDDLLMVTLGTGIGGGIVLGGRLHRGAGGMAGEFGHMRVVPDGLECQCGNRGCWEQYCSGSALVRYARAAIGVRPTVLEEICGGNASLLTGPMVTDAAESGDLVAREAFIEVGTWLGHGLADLVAAFDPGCVVVGGGVSAAGDRLLEPARRVLDRALVGAGHRTVPPVLAAALGPEAGLIGAAALVRTDERRRRRRVARGAGMQAGAPVVRPRWLPIRTRRPRRTPR, from the coding sequence GTGGCTGAGGAAGCGGTCTGGGTCGGGGTCGATGTCGGGGGCACCAAGGTGCTCGCGGGTGTGGTGGACGACCGCGGTCGGGTCACCCGCACCGCACGGCGTACGACGCCTGGACGGCGGGTCGATGCCCGCATGGTCGAGGACGCGTTGACCGAGGCGGTCCTCGAAGCCGCCGACGGCCACCCGATCGCCGGCGTCGGTGTCGCAGCAGCCGGCTTCGTCGACGCGGCAGGGGAGCGGGTGCGGTTCGCGCCTCACCTGCCCTGGCGTGACGAGCCCGTCCGTGCCCGGCTGGCGGCTCGCTGGCGAGCGCCGGTCCTCCTCGAGAACGATGCGACCGCTGCTGCCTACGCAGAGGCCACCTATGGCGCCGGGCGAGGAAGCGATGACCTGCTGATGGTCACCCTCGGCACCGGCATCGGTGGCGGCATCGTCCTGGGTGGCCGACTGCATCGCGGAGCGGGTGGCATGGCCGGCGAGTTCGGCCACATGCGCGTGGTGCCCGACGGTCTCGAGTGCCAGTGCGGCAACCGCGGGTGCTGGGAGCAGTACTGCTCCGGATCCGCCCTCGTGCGCTACGCGCGGGCAGCGATCGGGGTGCGGCCGACCGTCCTCGAGGAGATCTGTGGCGGCAACGCGTCGCTGCTGACCGGCCCGATGGTGACCGACGCGGCGGAGAGCGGCGACCTGGTCGCGCGCGAGGCGTTCATCGAGGTCGGCACCTGGCTCGGGCACGGCCTCGCCGATCTGGTCGCGGCCTTCGATCCGGGCTGCGTGGTCGTCGGTGGCGGGGTCTCTGCTGCAGGCGACCGACTCCTCGAACCGGCTCGGCGCGTGCTCGATCGCGCGCTCGTCGGCGCAGGCCATCGGACGGTCCCGCCGGTGCTGGCCGCCGCGCTCGGCCCCGAGGCCGGGCTGATCGGGGCTGCCGCCCTGGTCCGGACGGACGAGCGCCGCCGCAGGCGCCGCGTGGCACGAGGCGCCGGCATGCAGGCAGGCGCACCGGTCGTGCGCCCGCGCTGGCTGCCGATCCGCACGCGTCGCCCGCGGCGCACGCCGCGCTAG